From a region of the Vicingus serpentipes genome:
- a CDS encoding lysylphosphatidylglycerol synthase transmembrane domain-containing protein — MSKSNKVTDLFSAKRIAIPIAIGFLVAGYMLWDKTNWKSLQQIDWTYEMFGWLLVAVLMMVIRDLAYMYRIKVLTENVLSWRKSFDVIMLWEFASSITPSVVGGSGVAMFILNKEGISLGKSTAVVMVTALLDELFYVIMVPLVILLIGTQHLFPIELSKTVFGITLSTKEIFMVGYVFILFLVTLIFYGVFVNPQRLKNSLVKLFSIKILRKWQIKIEKLGDDLIQTSAELKNKSFLFWVKAFGATIFSWTARFWVVNFLILAFTDVSSHFLIYGRQLVMWVILLISPTPGGTGVAEFAFNGFLQDFIPIGLAGLLVVLWRLISYYPYLFIGAFVLPKWIKRIN; from the coding sequence ATGTCCAAAAGTAATAAAGTAACCGATTTATTTTCAGCAAAAAGAATTGCAATTCCAATTGCTATTGGATTTCTAGTTGCTGGTTATATGCTTTGGGATAAAACAAATTGGAAATCACTACAACAAATTGATTGGACTTATGAAATGTTTGGGTGGTTACTTGTAGCTGTTTTAATGATGGTGATTAGAGATTTAGCCTACATGTATCGAATTAAAGTACTGACCGAGAATGTCTTATCTTGGAGAAAAAGTTTTGATGTAATCATGTTATGGGAATTTGCTTCTTCAATTACACCTTCAGTTGTTGGCGGAAGCGGGGTAGCAATGTTCATACTAAATAAAGAAGGAATTAGTTTAGGAAAGAGTACTGCTGTAGTTATGGTTACAGCTTTGTTAGATGAATTGTTTTATGTGATTATGGTGCCTTTGGTTATTCTCTTAATAGGGACTCAACATCTTTTCCCCATTGAATTAAGTAAAACAGTATTTGGCATTACACTTTCTACCAAGGAAATTTTTATGGTTGGCTATGTATTCATTTTGTTTTTGGTGACGTTAATATTTTATGGAGTATTTGTTAATCCTCAGCGATTAAAGAATAGTTTAGTAAAGCTTTTCAGTATTAAAATTTTACGCAAGTGGCAAATAAAAATTGAGAAGTTAGGAGATGATTTAATTCAAACCTCTGCAGAGCTTAAAAATAAATCATTCTTATTTTGGGTGAAAGCTTTTGGAGCAACTATTTTTTCTTGGACTGCTCGTTTTTGGGTTGTAAACTTTTTAATCTTGGCGTTTACTGACGTCTCGAGCCATTTTTTAATTTATGGTAGACAATTGGTAATGTGGGTAATTTTATTAATTAGTCCAACACCAGGAGGTACTGGAGTTGCTGAATTTGCTTTTAATGGTTTTTTACAAGACTTTATTCCTATTGGATTAGCAGGATTGTTGGTCGTGTTGTGGAGATTAATCAGCTATTACCCTTATTTGTTTATTGGTGCATTTGTTTTGCCAAAATGGATAAAGAGAATTAACTAG
- a CDS encoding homoserine dehydrogenase: protein MSTLNKNIGLIGFGVVGQGFYSYLEENKEEKLLPKIVIKNNNKERDEVKAKFITEADEVINDKSVETVVELISDDKEAFDIVTKALKAGKNVVSANKKMIANNLEKLLELENKSKGRFLYEGAVCGSIPIIRTLNDYYSLDTVTQIQGIFNGSTNYILTQIFKDNVSYQESLAKAQKLGFAEADPTSDVSGSDALYKLLILTTHAFGKFISPSKVLKIGIQNITDSDIAFARENNLKIKLIASVKSNNNKLWLSVLPTFITNDSVFYNVDNEFNAVEVVSESIGKQTLIGKGAGSLPTGQVIYSDYKAPENYKYKYDKILSGKRIKYETQEFIWVYSDKITQFEKYIEEVVIINKSEGYAKVSIADLIKIQEELLDEKLSLIALTDEALKQLNKKYEFAYALQYA, encoded by the coding sequence ATGAGTACGCTTAATAAAAATATAGGATTAATTGGCTTTGGAGTTGTAGGTCAAGGATTTTACAGCTACTTAGAAGAAAATAAAGAAGAAAAGCTGTTGCCTAAAATTGTTATAAAAAACAACAATAAAGAAAGAGATGAAGTAAAAGCTAAATTTATTACGGAGGCAGATGAAGTTATTAATGATAAATCTGTTGAAACTGTAGTTGAATTAATTAGTGATGATAAAGAAGCATTTGATATAGTTACTAAAGCTTTAAAAGCTGGTAAAAATGTAGTTTCTGCAAACAAAAAAATGATAGCTAACAATCTAGAAAAATTACTTGAACTAGAAAATAAAAGTAAAGGAAGATTTTTGTATGAAGGAGCTGTTTGTGGAAGTATTCCAATTATTAGAACCTTAAATGATTATTACAGTTTAGATACTGTAACTCAAATTCAAGGGATATTTAATGGGTCTACAAACTATATTCTAACACAAATATTTAAGGATAATGTTTCTTATCAAGAATCATTAGCGAAAGCACAAAAGTTAGGTTTTGCAGAAGCTGATCCAACTTCTGATGTTAGTGGAAGTGATGCCTTGTATAAGTTGCTGATTTTAACTACTCATGCTTTTGGAAAATTTATTTCTCCATCTAAAGTGTTAAAAATTGGGATTCAAAATATTACTGACAGTGATATCGCATTTGCTCGAGAAAATAATTTAAAAATTAAATTAATTGCTTCGGTAAAATCGAACAACAATAAACTATGGTTATCAGTATTACCAACTTTTATAACTAACGATAGCGTTTTTTATAATGTTGACAATGAGTTTAATGCTGTAGAAGTTGTTTCAGAAAGTATAGGAAAACAAACGTTAATTGGCAAAGGAGCGGGTAGTTTGCCAACAGGGCAAGTAATTTATAGCGACTATAAAGCACCAGAAAACTATAAATACAAGTATGATAAAATTTTGTCAGGAAAGCGAATTAAGTACGAAACTCAAGAATTTATTTGGGTTTATTCTGATAAAATAACCCAGTTTGAAAAATATATTGAAGAGGTTGTAATTATCAACAAATCAGAAGGGTATGCTAAAGTGAGTATTGCTGACTTAATTAAAATTCAAGAAGAGTTATTGGATGAAAAATTATCTCTTATAGCACTTACAGATGAAGCTTTAAAGCAGTTAAATAAAAAATATGAATTCGCTTATGCGTTACAATATGCTTAA
- a CDS encoding homoserine O-acetyltransferase family protein: protein MLLQTYKYNKIFGLESGESLQKIEIAYTTIGKLNSTGDNVIWITHALTANSNPEEWWNGLVGKGKFYNPENYFIVCANVLGSAYGSTGPLSINPDNGNKYYHSFPQLTIRDIVNGFELLKDYLQIKKIQTLLGGSLGGQQALEWSIINPSLIENLILIATNAKHSPWGIAFNESQRLAIKADRSWYSYSDDAGLKGLKAARSIALLSYRNYNTYRATQEDNREGIDCYKASSYQNYQGEKLVNRFNAFSYWTLSKVMDSHDVGRGRGSITKALNQVKANTLVVAVNSDLLFPVSESILIADSIKDAELEVIDSLYGHDGFLIETDQLKELFEKFYLTQKLKTKRYEYA from the coding sequence ATGTTACTACAAACTTATAAATACAACAAAATATTCGGATTAGAATCTGGAGAATCGCTACAAAAGATAGAGATTGCTTATACTACTATAGGTAAGTTAAACTCAACAGGCGATAATGTGATATGGATAACACATGCTTTAACAGCTAATTCAAATCCTGAAGAGTGGTGGAATGGATTAGTTGGTAAAGGCAAATTTTATAATCCTGAAAACTATTTTATTGTTTGCGCAAATGTTTTGGGGTCGGCTTATGGATCTACAGGACCTTTGTCAATTAATCCTGATAATGGAAATAAATATTACCATAGCTTTCCTCAACTTACTATTCGAGATATTGTAAATGGATTTGAGCTGTTGAAAGATTATTTACAGATTAAAAAAATTCAAACTCTTTTAGGCGGTTCATTAGGCGGGCAACAAGCGTTAGAATGGAGCATTATAAATCCATCTTTAATAGAGAATTTAATTTTAATAGCTACTAATGCAAAGCATTCTCCTTGGGGAATTGCTTTTAACGAAAGTCAACGTTTAGCAATTAAAGCTGATAGAAGTTGGTATTCTTACAGCGATGATGCGGGTTTAAAAGGGTTGAAAGCAGCTCGTTCTATTGCATTATTAAGCTATCGTAATTACAATACTTATCGAGCAACTCAAGAGGACAATAGAGAGGGAATTGATTGTTATAAAGCTTCGTCTTACCAAAATTATCAAGGTGAAAAATTAGTTAATCGCTTTAATGCTTTTTCTTACTGGACCTTAAGTAAGGTGATGGATAGTCATGATGTGGGTAGAGGCAGAGGAAGCATTACTAAAGCATTAAATCAAGTTAAAGCAAACACATTAGTTGTAGCTGTAAATTCTGATTTATTGTTTCCAGTTTCTGAGTCAATTTTAATAGCAGATAGCATTAAAGATGCTGAATTGGAAGTAATAGATTCATTATATGGTCATGATGGATTTTTAATAGAAACAGACCAACTAAAAGAATTATTTGAAAAATTTTATTTAACACAAAAATTAAAAACTAAACGATATGAGTACGCTTAA
- a CDS encoding toxin-antitoxin system YwqK family antitoxin has protein sequence MKNFLIISQIAFLLFSCAPKEIEKIEASFEDGKPKLVCVYQNIDGVDVKVKERELYNNGNVRMEGVVKDGQREGLWKVYFDEGTLWSEGTYKNGKRNGEAKNYFPNGKLRYEGFFTDDKKSGHWKFYGEDGKLLEEKDF, from the coding sequence ATGAAGAATTTTCTAATCATTTCACAAATCGCTTTCCTTTTATTTTCATGTGCTCCAAAAGAGATTGAAAAGATTGAAGCAAGTTTTGAAGATGGTAAACCAAAGTTAGTATGTGTATATCAAAATATTGATGGGGTTGATGTTAAAGTTAAAGAAAGAGAACTTTATAATAATGGCAATGTAAGAATGGAAGGAGTAGTAAAGGATGGACAAAGAGAGGGGTTATGGAAGGTTTATTTTGATGAAGGTACTTTATGGAGTGAAGGCACTTATAAAAATGGAAAAAGAAACGGTGAGGCAAAAAATTACTTCCCAAATGGTAAGTTAAGATATGAAGGATTTTTTACTGATGATAAAAAATCAGGACATTGGAAATTTTATGGTGAAGATGGAAAATTATTAGAGGAGAAAGATTTTTAA
- a CDS encoding polyprenyl synthetase family protein, with protein MATIKEIQAPIAEEMEKFESWFRDSMKSRVSLLNNIMHYIIKRKGKQMRPMFVFLSSKLFAPANDSTYRAASMIELLHTATLVHDDVVDDSNKRRGFWSINAIWKNKIAVLVGDYLLSKGLLLAVENKEYDLLEIMSNSVREMSEGELLQIEKARKLDITEDVYFDIIRQKTATLIASCCAAGANAAKATPEQVEKMRLFGEYTGIAFQIKDDLFDYGSDGKTIGKPTGIDIKEKKMTLPLIFALSKASFFEKRKMISIVKHNNNNTKKVKQVIDFVIASGGLDYAQKAMLDYKEKALTILKEFEQNEANMALANLVIYTTERTK; from the coding sequence ATGGCAACAATAAAAGAAATACAAGCTCCTATAGCTGAAGAAATGGAAAAATTTGAATCTTGGTTTCGAGATTCGATGAAAAGCCGTGTTTCTTTATTGAATAATATAATGCACTATATTATTAAGCGTAAAGGGAAACAAATGCGTCCGATGTTTGTTTTCTTATCGTCAAAACTTTTTGCCCCTGCGAATGACTCCACTTATCGTGCGGCATCTATGATTGAGTTGTTGCATACCGCAACTTTAGTTCATGATGACGTAGTAGATGATTCTAATAAGCGAAGAGGTTTTTGGAGTATAAATGCCATTTGGAAAAATAAAATTGCAGTTTTAGTTGGAGATTACCTACTTTCAAAAGGATTGTTGTTAGCAGTTGAGAATAAAGAGTATGATTTATTAGAAATCATGTCAAACTCTGTAAGAGAGATGAGTGAAGGAGAACTGTTGCAAATTGAAAAAGCTAGGAAATTAGATATTACGGAAGATGTTTATTTTGATATTATTCGTCAAAAAACGGCAACGTTGATTGCTTCTTGTTGCGCTGCTGGTGCAAATGCTGCTAAAGCAACACCTGAGCAAGTTGAGAAAATGCGTTTATTTGGAGAGTATACAGGTATTGCTTTTCAAATAAAAGATGATTTGTTTGATTATGGTAGCGATGGTAAAACAATAGGAAAACCTACAGGCATAGACATAAAAGAAAAGAAAATGACTTTGCCATTGATTTTTGCCTTGAGTAAAGCTAGTTTTTTCGAAAAACGAAAAATGATAAGTATAGTTAAACACAATAATAACAATACAAAAAAAGTAAAACAAGTTATTGATTTTGTAATAGCAAGCGGAGGGTTAGATTACGCCCAAAAAGCTATGCTAGATTACAAAGAAAAAGCTTTGACTATATTAAAAGAGTTTGAACAAAACGAAGCAAACATGGCGTTGGCGAATCTTGTTATATATACAACCGAAAGAACCAAATAA
- a CDS encoding DMT family transporter → MSTNLKAHLAILGANLIYGINYSIAKDVMPAYILPFGFIFCRVLGALMLFFAIGSYIKEKVEQKDLLKLAVCGFFGVAANQMMFFYGLNLTNPINAGIIMTSNPILVLIVSAIILKTRITANKILGITLGIAGALIILLFKKGFAFGSDTIVGDTFIFLNALSYGIYLVLVKPLMSKYKPITVIKWVFTFGFIYVLPFGISQASEIEWSSFNPEIWLKFLFVIIGTTFFAYLFNIYGLKKLSPSTVSTYIYLQPVIAAFFAISVGKDSFTWIKLIAAILIFSGVYLVSKPISSKNQ, encoded by the coding sequence ATGAGTACAAACTTAAAAGCTCATTTGGCAATTCTTGGTGCAAATTTAATTTATGGCATAAATTATTCTATAGCTAAAGATGTAATGCCTGCTTATATTTTACCTTTTGGTTTTATATTTTGTAGAGTTCTTGGTGCTTTGATGCTCTTTTTTGCTATTGGTTCTTATATTAAAGAAAAAGTTGAGCAAAAAGATTTATTAAAACTTGCCGTTTGCGGATTTTTTGGTGTTGCCGCAAATCAGATGATGTTTTTTTATGGTTTAAACTTAACCAATCCCATAAATGCAGGAATAATAATGACCTCTAACCCCATATTAGTTTTAATTGTTTCTGCCATAATTTTAAAAACTAGAATCACCGCAAACAAAATTCTAGGTATTACACTAGGTATTGCTGGAGCATTAATTATTCTTTTATTTAAAAAAGGATTTGCTTTTGGCTCAGACACTATTGTTGGCGATACTTTTATATTTTTAAATGCTCTATCGTATGGTATCTATTTAGTGTTGGTTAAGCCACTAATGAGCAAGTACAAACCCATTACTGTAATTAAATGGGTATTTACATTTGGATTTATCTATGTGCTCCCATTCGGGATTTCACAAGCTAGTGAAATAGAATGGAGTTCATTCAACCCAGAAATTTGGTTGAAATTTTTATTTGTAATTATTGGCACAACATTTTTTGCCTACTTATTTAATATTTATGGCCTTAAAAAACTAAGCCCATCAACCGTTTCTACATATATTTATTTACAACCAGTTATTGCTGCTTTTTTTGCTATTTCTGTTGGAAAAGACAGTTTTACATGGATTAAATTAATTGCTGCTATTTTAATTTTTAGTGGGGTTTACTTAGTTAGTAAGCCAATCTCATCAAAAAACCAATAG
- a CDS encoding tetratricopeptide repeat protein, whose protein sequence is MKKKLIILFFLIPFLGTTQNFADKTFYLIDSLDLDDLTKGDKELIDNSLKLFHSTKDDTLKIQSLSSICENMMHDDWEKYQYYQYSLIKNSLSKNTSKKESLTLKKSLASALNNLGFIHMNNGDIDSALFYNHKCLEVRKELNDKKGLAILYNNFGGIYKNQGDIALALNYFHKGLKIQEELSDIRGAAVSLNNIGQIYKIQKDLDLALEYYQKSLEIRISNKDKLGMSGSYNNIAGVFQAKNDLEKALEYCFKGLNISIEIGDKRGMASSYNNIGYIYKILGNKSLNEEYWLKSIKIREEIGDKEGASSSYNNIGLDNYQNSEFAKARTMAEKGLQLAKEIGFPSLIERNAGLLSLIATKQGKYKEAFEMRNLEIQMRDSIASEENIRAAAQQQAKYEYEKEQAINDKEHEKQLAIEKEAKAKQKIITYATASGLGLVGIFLFFVINRLNVTRRQKGIIELAHTELEEKNKEITDSIQYAKRIQNAILPPNKLVKEYLQESFILYKPKDIVAGDFYWLELKDNKILFAAADCTGHGVPGAMVSVICNNGLNRSVREHGLTDPGEILNKTREIVISEFEKSEDEVKDGMDIALCSLEGNVLKYAGANNPLWIIRKNATQIEEVKANKQPIGKYSENLAFTTHTIELQKGDSVYIFSDGYSDQFGGEKGKKMKAANFKKLLLSIQNETIEKQKQLIDEAFEEWKGDLEQLDDVCVIGIKA, encoded by the coding sequence ATGAAAAAAAAACTAATCATATTATTTTTCTTAATTCCCTTCTTAGGGACTACTCAAAACTTTGCTGATAAAACTTTTTATTTAATTGATAGTTTAGACTTAGACGATTTAACTAAAGGAGATAAAGAATTAATTGATAATTCATTAAAATTATTTCACTCAACAAAAGATGATACACTTAAAATACAATCATTAAGTAGTATTTGTGAAAACATGATGCATGACGATTGGGAAAAGTATCAATATTATCAGTACTCTCTTATTAAAAATTCTCTATCAAAAAATACATCTAAAAAAGAATCTCTTACCTTAAAAAAGTCTTTAGCGAGTGCTTTAAATAATCTTGGCTTTATTCATATGAATAATGGAGATATTGATTCCGCTCTTTTTTATAATCACAAATGCCTTGAAGTTAGAAAGGAATTAAATGATAAAAAGGGATTAGCAATACTATATAATAACTTTGGAGGTATATACAAAAACCAAGGAGATATAGCTTTAGCTCTAAATTATTTTCATAAAGGATTAAAAATACAAGAAGAATTAAGTGATATTAGAGGGGCTGCGGTTTCTTTAAATAATATTGGCCAAATCTATAAAATACAAAAAGATTTAGACCTTGCATTGGAGTATTATCAAAAAAGTTTAGAAATAAGAATTTCTAATAAAGATAAATTAGGAATGTCTGGCTCTTATAATAATATTGCAGGTGTTTTTCAAGCAAAAAATGATTTAGAAAAGGCTCTTGAATATTGTTTTAAAGGCCTAAATATCTCTATAGAAATTGGTGACAAAAGAGGTATGGCTTCATCCTACAACAATATTGGATATATCTATAAAATTCTTGGAAATAAATCTCTAAATGAAGAATATTGGCTAAAAAGCATAAAAATCAGAGAAGAAATTGGTGATAAAGAAGGAGCTTCTTCTTCCTATAACAATATTGGCCTTGATAATTATCAAAACTCTGAATTTGCCAAAGCAAGAACTATGGCTGAAAAAGGATTGCAGCTTGCAAAAGAAATAGGTTTTCCTAGTCTAATCGAAAGAAACGCTGGACTTTTAAGTTTAATTGCGACTAAACAAGGAAAGTATAAAGAAGCTTTTGAAATGCGCAACCTTGAAATACAAATGCGTGATAGTATAGCTAGCGAAGAAAATATTAGAGCAGCAGCCCAACAACAAGCGAAGTATGAATATGAAAAAGAGCAAGCGATTAATGACAAAGAACATGAGAAACAATTAGCTATAGAAAAAGAAGCAAAAGCTAAACAAAAAATAATCACTTATGCAACTGCAAGTGGATTAGGATTAGTGGGTATTTTCTTATTTTTTGTAATAAATAGGTTAAATGTTACTCGTAGACAAAAAGGAATAATTGAGTTGGCTCATACTGAGCTGGAAGAAAAAAACAAAGAAATAACAGATAGTATTCAGTATGCAAAGCGGATTCAGAATGCTATTTTACCTCCAAATAAATTAGTTAAAGAATATTTACAAGAAAGTTTTATTTTATACAAACCCAAAGACATTGTTGCTGGAGATTTTTACTGGCTAGAACTCAAAGATAATAAAATACTATTTGCAGCTGCAGATTGTACTGGACATGGTGTTCCTGGAGCTATGGTGAGTGTAATTTGCAATAATGGATTAAATAGAAGTGTACGAGAGCATGGATTAACTGACCCAGGAGAAATACTAAATAAGACTAGGGAGATTGTAATTTCTGAGTTTGAAAAAAGTGAAGATGAGGTAAAAGATGGAATGGACATTGCTCTTTGTAGTTTAGAAGGCAATGTTTTAAAGTATGCTGGCGCTAACAATCCCTTATGGATTATTAGAAAAAACGCTACGCAAATAGAAGAAGTAAAAGCTAACAAACAACCTATTGGAAAGTATTCGGAGAATTTAGCTTTTACTACCCATACAATCGAGTTACAAAAAGGCGATAGTGTTTATATTTTTTCTGATGGGTATTCAGATCAATTTGGCGGAGAAAAAGGGAAAAAAATGAAAGCTGCTAACTTTAAAAAATTACTGCTTTCAATCCAAAACGAAACAATTGAAAAACAAAAGCAATTAATAGATGAGGCTTTTGAAGAATGGAAGGGTGATCTAGAACAATTGGATGATGTTTGTGTAATTGGAATTAAGGCCTAG
- the dnaG gene encoding DNA primase has translation MIPKSTIDEIFDAALIEDVVGEFVALKKRGANYLGNCPFHNEKSPSFTVSPAKGIYKCFGCGKAGNSINFIMEHEHYSYPEALRYLANKYNIEVEEEEQTDEQKLAANEKESLFVVSNYASKYFKDQMHNSQAGKAIGLSYFKERGFREDIIEKFELGYSPDEWSAFTDEALKNGHSIEFLEKSGLTIVKEEKKFDRFKGRVMFPIHNLSGRVLGFGGRILKTEAKAAKYLNSPESEIYHKSKVLYGIYFAKKEIIQQDNCYLVEGYTDVISLHQSGVENVVSSSGTSLTEGQIRLIKRFTENITILYDGDAAGLKASFRGIDMILQEGMNVRVVLFPDGEDPDSYAKNHSSNELIAYIKEHAQDFIRFKTSVLLEEVGNDPIKKAELIKEIVASIAIIPDQIKRSIYTQECSSLLDIGEQALINETNKILRGKASKPQQQHFDDGPPPIEDFYEPQEEKSSSISSKVAHWEHEIIRLLISYGAEIITVDVLGENEEIQQQEVTAAVYILSNINGDGLTFDNPILQEAFNHYVEMVNEERIPTHQDFINNLNQDISRLAIDVLSNKYEVSENWKNHGIFVKTEESQVKMAIFNSVFAFKATKVEYLLEEIGSQLKIEKNDIEQIRLMTEYKHLKGVQRQLSEKLGRIILK, from the coding sequence ATGATTCCAAAAAGTACCATAGACGAAATATTTGACGCGGCATTAATTGAAGATGTTGTCGGAGAGTTTGTTGCGTTAAAAAAGCGTGGAGCTAACTACTTAGGTAATTGTCCATTTCATAACGAAAAATCCCCCTCTTTTACTGTTTCTCCTGCAAAAGGAATTTATAAATGTTTTGGATGTGGCAAAGCTGGAAACTCCATTAATTTTATAATGGAACATGAGCATTATTCTTATCCAGAAGCTTTACGTTACTTAGCCAATAAGTATAATATAGAAGTTGAAGAAGAAGAGCAGACAGATGAACAAAAATTGGCAGCAAACGAAAAGGAAAGTTTGTTTGTTGTTTCTAATTATGCTTCAAAATATTTTAAAGACCAAATGCACAATTCCCAAGCCGGAAAGGCAATTGGATTGAGCTATTTTAAAGAGCGAGGATTTAGAGAAGATATTATTGAAAAGTTTGAGTTGGGGTACAGCCCAGATGAATGGAGTGCTTTTACAGATGAGGCTTTAAAGAATGGTCATAGTATTGAATTTCTTGAAAAATCAGGTTTAACAATAGTTAAAGAAGAGAAGAAATTCGATCGTTTTAAAGGACGAGTAATGTTTCCTATTCATAACCTTTCAGGAAGGGTTTTAGGATTTGGAGGTCGTATTTTAAAAACTGAGGCAAAAGCTGCCAAATATTTAAACTCACCAGAATCAGAAATATACCATAAAAGCAAGGTGCTTTATGGTATTTATTTTGCCAAAAAGGAAATTATACAGCAAGATAATTGCTACTTGGTAGAGGGTTATACTGACGTTATTTCTTTACATCAATCAGGTGTTGAAAATGTAGTTTCTTCTTCAGGAACTTCTTTAACGGAGGGGCAAATACGATTAATTAAACGTTTTACCGAAAACATTACAATTCTTTATGATGGAGATGCAGCTGGATTAAAAGCTTCCTTTAGAGGTATTGATATGATTTTGCAAGAAGGGATGAATGTGAGGGTTGTTCTTTTTCCTGATGGTGAAGACCCGGATTCTTATGCTAAAAATCATTCTTCAAATGAGTTAATAGCATATATTAAAGAGCATGCTCAAGATTTTATTCGTTTTAAAACTTCGGTTTTATTAGAAGAAGTTGGAAATGACCCCATTAAAAAAGCTGAATTAATTAAAGAAATTGTTGCTAGTATTGCAATAATCCCTGATCAAATTAAACGTTCTATTTATACGCAAGAATGTAGTTCGCTGCTTGATATAGGTGAGCAGGCATTAATTAACGAAACAAATAAAATTTTACGGGGTAAAGCTTCAAAGCCTCAACAGCAACATTTTGATGATGGTCCACCACCAATTGAAGACTTTTACGAACCACAAGAAGAAAAAAGCTCAAGTATTTCAAGTAAGGTAGCACATTGGGAGCATGAAATTATAAGGTTATTAATTTCTTATGGAGCCGAAATAATTACAGTAGATGTGTTGGGTGAAAATGAAGAAATTCAACAACAAGAAGTAACAGCTGCAGTTTATATTCTGTCTAATATTAATGGTGACGGATTAACGTTTGACAACCCAATACTACAAGAAGCTTTTAATCATTATGTTGAGATGGTAAATGAAGAACGAATTCCAACACACCAAGATTTTATCAATAATTTAAATCAAGATATAAGTAGATTAGCGATTGATGTTCTATCAAACAAATATGAAGTGAGTGAAAATTGGAAAAACCACGGCATTTTTGTTAAAACTGAAGAAAGCCAGGTTAAAATGGCAATATTTAATAGTGTTTTCGCCTTTAAAGCCACGAAGGTAGAATATTTACTTGAAGAGATCGGTTCACAACTTAAAATAGAAAAGAACGATATAGAACAAATTAGGCTAATGACTGAATATAAGCACCTAAAAGGTGTGCAGCGCCAATTGTCTGAAAAACTAGGTCGAATTATTTTAAAGTAA
- a CDS encoding arsenate reductase family protein — protein MKKIYYLSTCSTCNRIIKDLGLDDSFEYQDIKTNKITEAQLEKMAEMSGSYESLFSRRAMKYKELNLGNKDLSETDIKKLILDEYTFLKRPVIIINSEIFVGNAKKIIEAAAKLI, from the coding sequence ATGAAAAAAATTTATTACCTATCTACTTGTTCTACTTGCAACAGAATTATAAAAGATCTTGGTCTTGATGACTCTTTTGAATATCAAGATATCAAAACTAATAAAATAACTGAAGCTCAGTTAGAGAAAATGGCAGAAATGAGTGGGTCGTACGAAAGCTTATTTAGCCGTAGAGCAATGAAATACAAAGAATTAAACCTTGGAAATAAAGATTTATCTGAAACTGACATTAAAAAATTAATTCTTGATGAATATACTTTTTTAAAACGTCCGGTAATTATTATCAATTCTGAAATATTTGTTGGAAATGCTAAAAAAATAATTGAAGCAGCAGCTAAACTGATATGA